AAGTCGCGGCTGAGATCGGATGACGTGTTGGTTCCGTCCGAGCCCAAACAGAGAAGAGCACCATGCCCACACAAGATTTGGTTCCGTCCGAGCCCAAACAGAGAAGAGCACCATGCCCACACAAGATGACGCGACACTACCGGGCGAGGGCCAGCGCGCCTCAGTACAACTCGCGGATGCGGTGTACTTCCCGGCGATGTCGACCCTGGCAAAATTGTGCGACTTCCGTGAGGCCATCTTCGATGCGATGGCTATTTCCGAGCAGTTATCCACCACATCTATTGTTGAAGTACTGAAAACGCATGCCAAACTTGTTCGTTCCGTCGATGATCTCGGGGCCGTACTTGAAATTGTTTCGGGGTGGTGGATTGCCGATCAACCACCCACGTTCGCGCCGGAGTGCATTAGCGTCGCAGAAGCTATTTTACTGTCTGCCGCGCATGTTACGGCCTGTCTGAGCGAATCGGAAGATGCTTGGTTCGCGACCGTGCAGAATTCGATTGAGCAAGAGCGCATACGTCTAGCTGCACTCGCGAGTAGTGGCCAGATTCAGATCCATCGCTTTGTCACACCCGACGTGACAGATGCGTTCGAGGTTACTGGCCGCGACAGATTCGCGCAACTTTGTGACAAGACGGCAAAAGCATTCGAGGAATACAAGGACTATGACGAAGGGCGAGTTGGCACGCTGATGAGGTGCGAGGCCGCTGCAATGGCCCGCAGGGAGTCGCCCCAGCCCAGATCGAGTGTCGTAGCTTGCGGAAACTGGAGTTACACCTGGGGAGGAGTATTCAAACTCGAAGACGTTAAAGAGTGGGCTTTTCACCGCGTGATATTCTCGAACCGCGGGCATGTCCGTGATATTAACGACGGGGACCAACAGCACGAATCCAAAGATCAGGATGCCTCGCAGCAAGAACAACCCGATAGCTCCGTATCGCCTGCGGAAGATGTCGATGGAGCCCACCATCAAGGCAAACGAAAGGGACGTACAGCATTGGTTGCCCATCCAAAGGGCTCAGAGGCAAAGGCTCGCATCAAAAATCTGCGGGACCAAGGGATGACTTGGCGCCGTATTGCCGAAGCGATGAACCTAGAGTATCCGCTATTAACCGGCAATCCTTGGACTTTCGACAGCGTGCGGAATCACCTTCAACCCCGACGTAAGAAAATGAATGACACGCCAGAAGGCTCGAGTTCAGAATAGTGTTCGCAACAAACTGGTTTAAACTGGCTTAAAGTGTAGGCCAATTTTCCCCAGCTTTGCAGACAAAAACAACCGGTTATCTCTGAAGTAGTCCCAAACATTCGGGAGCTTCAAAGATGACCGGTTTCGTTTCTGAACACGTCGAACAAGTCGAGCACCTTGAGGCCGTTCCCGTCACGGCCGACCTAGTTGAGCGCCTCACGCGCGAGGGGCTCATCAGCATGAAGGACGCGGCCAAGTGCTACAAGGGTAACACGCACAAGAGCACAGTCGTTCGGCACGCGATGAAAGGCGTCCGAGCCACCGACGGCACAACCATTCGGCTCGAAGCCATTCGCATCGGCGGTGCGCTCTGTACCTCGCGCCCGGCCATTTTGAGGTTCTTCGCAGCCCAGAACGCCGGCTCTAGTTCAGTTCCTGCTGCCCCCACTCCCGCCCAGAACAATCGCGCCGCGCTCGCTGCCCACAAGGAGCTGGCCGCCGTCCTCGGCGCGCCCGCGTGACCTCTCACCGTCCGCCGGTCGAAGCACCCGGCTGATGTGATTCAATTTTACGTTTGATCGAATCACCTGTACCCACCGAGGATCTCTGATGCCAGCTCCCCAGTTGTTTTGTCCAGTTCCACAGTCACAGGACTTTCTTGAGACGGCAATGGCGCACGTCGCGACCTTGCCTTGGCTTAAAGATGGTCACGGGCTCCTAGTTCAGTTCGAGTACGACGCCCCGCAATGGTTCGCGATCATTCACCGCACCCCTGATTCTCGGAAGCCGTCGGAAGCAAACTGTTCCGGCTGAAATCTCGGCTCTGGGCGGCGGGCTTCCGTTCGGACTCGATCGCCACACTCATGGACGATCCGAAGCGTATTTGGGCCTCCGCATTTGGGGGCCGACAGGGAACTTGGCCCGTCACCAGGCCCTCGTTCGCCACATCGCGGTCGAGTGCGGTCTGAACATCTTTTCCGAGTTCTGAGACGGGCTGATTGACGTGAAACGAAGAACCCCGGTGGAAGCAGCACCGGGGTTCCGATCGAAGCAACCGTGATTACCGAGGACGCTATGATGATAACCCGCTCACCGGCGGTTGCAAGGTGCGGTGACACCACGATGTCACTGCCCGCGCCCGCCCCGTATCGCCTAACATTCGGCCGGTTCAAAGGTTCGACGCTCGCCGAGTGCCGCGAAGATTACTTGCTCTGGCTCAGTGACTTCGCACCGTCACCGGCCCTGCGCCTCCTCGCCCGCAAGCACCTCGGCATTGATGTCGTCGTTCAAGAGGACGAGTCGATCCCGAACGAGTCCGCGGCCGTGCGGTTCCCGCTCGTGTGCTTCCAATGGGAAGAAACGATGGTCGGCCTGTTCGGTGACGATCCCGCGACCGATGCGGGTACCGTTGTGTGCCGAGGGCGAGCCGTCCTGCGGCAGTTGCGCAGCGAAGTCACGTCACGACCTTGGCCCGAGGCGGCCGATATTGGCCGCTTTCCGCAGGAAGGAGGTGCCGTTTGAGCACCAAATCTTCCTGGCGGGATGCGACGCCGACCCAGCCGTGCGTGATCTGTGAGGACACGAAGTGGTGCCGGGCGGCCGAAGACGGCGGCGCGGTTATTTGTCGCCGGGCCGGGACACACCCCACCTACGGCACCGGCGTCGAGAAGACGGACAAGAGCGGCGCACGGTACTTTCTGTTCCGCACCGGCCCGCGGGCTGTTAGCGACGCGCCGGCCCCGATCCACTCCCACACCGAAGGCGCGGCGAATCCGGCGAGTGCCGAAGAGCGAGACCGCGTGTACCGCGCGTTCCTCAAACTGCTCGGTTCCACGGGTGTCGGTCCCGCACTGGATAGCCGCGGCGTTCCGGACGACTCGCGGTTGCGGAAATGGTACCGGTCTCTACCGCTCCAGGGGCGGGCGAAGATCTGCCGGCGGATGATCGCAGACGGGCTCGAACCGTTGATGGCTCGCACGCCCGGGTTCGTCGCGAAGACGCCCGAGAAGGGCAACCCCTACTGGACCTTTACCGGCCGGCCCGGGCTGGTGATTCCCGTTACCGATCATGCCGGCCGTGTGGTCGCGATCATTGTACGGCCGGAACCGGCCGGTTCCGGCGGAAAGTACCTGTGGTTCTCGTCCAAGAAACAGGGCGGTGCGAAATGCACCCAGTGCGTACACGCGCCCCGGTGGAAGGGCGACACGGGAACCGTCCGGCTCACCGAGGGCGTTCTCAAGGCCGATGTCGCGAGCGAGCTGGGCGGGGTACTCACCGTCGGGATGCCCGGGTTGAGTGCCAAGGGCATAGTCACGGCGCTGAGGCATTTGGGCGCCCAAACGGTGCGCCTCGCACTCGACGCGGACGCGGCCACGAACACGAACGTCGCCCGCGCTGTGGTTGGACACTTCCGCAAACTCACCCGGGCCGGCTTCACGGTCGAACTGGAGCGCTGGGACGCGAAAGACGGCAAAGGGGTCGATGACCTGCTGGCGAACAACAAGACACCCGAATTGGTGACCGGCCCCGCGGTAGCCGAAGCGATTGGTTCGATCGGGCAATCTGCGTCCGAACCCGATGGTAGCGGCCGTCCCATAATCCGCGTCACCGAGAAAGAGGGCGACGTGGTCCGGGCGGTCGTCGCCGCGCTCGCGGCCGGTGACCACGATCTGTACCAGAAGGATGGCGAACTGGTCGCGGTCGTTCAGGGCCCCGGCCCCAACCAGTCGGGCCTGGCCCCACGGATCGTCCCGCTCACCGCACCCAACATCCGTACCCGCATCACCGACGCGGTCACACTGTGCCAACTGAAGAACACTCCCGACGGCGGGCAAACGCTGACGTGCATTGCCCCTCCGCAGTGGCTCGCGGTCGCGGTCAAGGATCTGAACCACTGGCCCGGCGTCCGCCCGCTCGTCGGGATCACCGGCTCGCCCGTCCTGCGGCCCGACGGCACGGTTCACCAGGAACCCGGGTACGATCCCGCTACGGGGCTGCTGTACGTCGCCGGTGACACGTTTGATCCCATTCCTGAGAATCCGACGAGCGCGGACGCGGTCGCGGCCCTGGGCAAGTTGCGGGCGGGCGTGTCTCAGTTCCCCTGGCAGGAGCCGAGCGACCGCGCCGCGTGGCTGGCCGAGGTCATCACCGTTGCGGTCCGGCACGCGATCCCCGGGCCGGTCCCCGGGTTCTTCCACACCGCCAACGCACCGAGCAGCGGCAAAACCGCACTCGTGAAAGCGTCCGTTCACATCGGCACCGGGTTCGAGGTTCCGTTCGAGAGCTACCCGCTCACCGGGCGCAAGAACGAGCGCTCCGAGGACGTCGAGGAGATCCGCAAGCTCGCCACCACGTGTGCCATCGAAGCGTACCCCGCGTTCCTGCTCGACAACGTGCCCTCGGGCTCCAATTTCGGTTCGAGCACGATGGACGCGATCCTCACGAGCACCGTCAACTCCGGGCGTCAGCTCGGCACCAACTCGGCCCCGCGGCGCGAGGCGACAACGGTCTGGTTCTGGACCGGCAACAACATCCGCCCGGTCGCGGACACGGTGCGGCGCACGGTCGCAGTCCGCCTGTACAGCCTGGAGGAGCGCCCCGAGGAGCGCGAGTACACCGGGCCGAACGTGACGGACTGGGCACAGCGCAACCGCGGCGAACTGTTTACGGCCGCGCTGACGGTCGCGGCCGCTTACATCCGGGCCGGTCGGTCACCTGTGGGCGTCAAGCCGATGGGCAGTTTCGAGGCGTGGTCCGAACTGGTGCGTTCGGCGCTCATCTGGGCCGGCGAAGCGGACCCGTGTTCGGCGCGCAACGAGTACGTCAGCGAGGACACGGACCGGGAGACGATCGCGAGCCTGATCGCGCTGCTGGTCGCCACCAAAGCGACGGGCGCGGGCAAGACCGCGGCGGAGATCGCGAACGCGGTCGCGGACGAACTGAACGGCTCCCGTCCACAGTTCGAGAAGGAATCCACCTGGGTGCTGCGCATGGTCCCGAGCGACCTCCCGATGGTCGCGGCGTACCGGGCCGTGTTCCCCCACGCCGACCGTCCTGACCAGAACCAACTCGGGTACCGGCTGCGCAAGTACAAGGGCCGAATTGTGGACGGCAAGCGCGTCACCCGGGTGGGCGAAACGGCCCGCGGGAAGGTCGCACTTTGGGCCGTTGTTGACGCAGGGATGCCTCAAAACGCATCCCCCGCAGATTCCCGAGGCGACGCGGGGAATGGAGCCCGAGCAGGGATCGCTGGTGAGGATGACCCGCACATTCCTTACAGCGAAAGTCTTTTCGGGGGCCAGTTTTAGGACGCGCTGCGGGGGATGCGGGGGATGAATTGCCACTCTCAAAGTAGATGGGGTAACACACACGAAATATGCGCATGTGCGCACGCACGTAGTAAGAGCGCCGGTATTTGATCCCCCGCATCCCTGCACCACGTGACCGGAGCCGCAACATGGTCGCGACACCCATTCACACCACCACGCAATCGATGCTGTACCAAGTTTGGCGCCTGCTCCCGAACGGCCGCTGGGGGCGTGCTGGTCGGTACGGCACCCGCGCCGCGGCCGACTACGCGATCCCCGAACGTAGGCACGAACCTGGCTGGCTCGTGCTGCCCGTCAGTGCGAAGTACCTAACCGCCGCAAGAGTGTGATCGGTTGTGGCAAATTTTCCGGAACCGATGGAATCGATCAGCACCACAGGACCGCCACCGTGAATGAACCTGTCAAACCCCGGCCGAAAGGCATCGCGTGTCACGAGTGCGCGTGCCGGCTGGTTTGCACGAGCCGCCGGTACCCGACCCACGGTCTGAAGATCCGGTACCTCGTGTGCAAGAGCTGTGGCCTTCGCGCCCGGTCCGAGGAGCGATTGATGACCACTCGCCCCGGTGGGTAGAGGTGGCCGGGAACAGAGTGTCGGACGCGCCCGATATGTTCCCATGTTGGGCGCCTGGGAGGCATCAATCGGCAGCGCGATGGAGCTCTCCAAGCATCCGCTCAAGATCCGGCAGGCTCACCGGC
This region of Gemmata massiliana genomic DNA includes:
- a CDS encoding DUF1580 domain-containing protein; amino-acid sequence: MTGFVSEHVEQVEHLEAVPVTADLVERLTREGLISMKDAAKCYKGNTHKSTVVRHAMKGVRATDGTTIRLEAIRIGGALCTSRPAILRFFAAQNAGSSSVPAAPTPAQNNRAALAAHKELAAVLGAPA
- a CDS encoding DUF3854 domain-containing protein; protein product: MSTKSSWRDATPTQPCVICEDTKWCRAAEDGGAVICRRAGTHPTYGTGVEKTDKSGARYFLFRTGPRAVSDAPAPIHSHTEGAANPASAEERDRVYRAFLKLLGSTGVGPALDSRGVPDDSRLRKWYRSLPLQGRAKICRRMIADGLEPLMARTPGFVAKTPEKGNPYWTFTGRPGLVIPVTDHAGRVVAIIVRPEPAGSGGKYLWFSSKKQGGAKCTQCVHAPRWKGDTGTVRLTEGVLKADVASELGGVLTVGMPGLSAKGIVTALRHLGAQTVRLALDADAATNTNVARAVVGHFRKLTRAGFTVELERWDAKDGKGVDDLLANNKTPELVTGPAVAEAIGSIGQSASEPDGSGRPIIRVTEKEGDVVRAVVAALAAGDHDLYQKDGELVAVVQGPGPNQSGLAPRIVPLTAPNIRTRITDAVTLCQLKNTPDGGQTLTCIAPPQWLAVAVKDLNHWPGVRPLVGITGSPVLRPDGTVHQEPGYDPATGLLYVAGDTFDPIPENPTSADAVAALGKLRAGVSQFPWQEPSDRAAWLAEVITVAVRHAIPGPVPGFFHTANAPSSGKTALVKASVHIGTGFEVPFESYPLTGRKNERSEDVEEIRKLATTCAIEAYPAFLLDNVPSGSNFGSSTMDAILTSTVNSGRQLGTNSAPRREATTVWFWTGNNIRPVADTVRRTVAVRLYSLEERPEEREYTGPNVTDWAQRNRGELFTAALTVAAAYIRAGRSPVGVKPMGSFEAWSELVRSALIWAGEADPCSARNEYVSEDTDRETIASLIALLVATKATGAGKTAAEIANAVADELNGSRPQFEKESTWVLRMVPSDLPMVAAYRAVFPHADRPDQNQLGYRLRKYKGRIVDGKRVTRVGETARGKVALWAVVDAGMPQNASPADSRGDAGNGARAGIAGEDDPHIPYSESLFGGQF